A stretch of Paracoccus sp. N5 DNA encodes these proteins:
- a CDS encoding MATE family efflux transporter, with amino-acid sequence MTLARYAPHLRATLALGLPLVGSHLARMAIHVADTVMMGWYGVTELAALVIAVSFFNILFFLGMGFGIGVMGLIAAAIARGDEVEVRRAARMALWLSIVFAVLMLPALWHSGPILLALGQAPEVARLGQDYLRIEGIGLIAVLCQLTLNSYLAAMERTQVVLWITLAGLPLVIALNWVLIFGNLGAPELGVRGAAIAAVIVQFSQLLAIVAYAAWLPAARKYHLFQRFWRPDWVAMRQVFLLGMPIGLTMVAEGGLFVGSNVMMGWIGTRELAAHGIALQLASLTFMLHLGMSNAATVRVGQAKGRGDAAFMRDAAATVTAVSIVWALMAVAAFELFPRQLVGLYLDATHPETPAIVALAAGLLFYAGLFQLMDAMQVIGLGLLRGVQDTRVPMVIAGISYWLVGIPVAWGLAFPAGLGPAGLWLGLVAGLSFAAVLLMRRFWLGLRRGDWTRAAPAV; translated from the coding sequence ATGACTCTTGCCCGTTACGCCCCGCATCTGCGCGCCACCCTGGCGCTGGGTCTGCCGCTGGTCGGCAGCCATCTCGCGCGCATGGCGATCCATGTCGCCGATACGGTGATGATGGGTTGGTATGGCGTGACCGAGCTGGCGGCGCTGGTGATCGCGGTCAGCTTCTTCAACATCCTGTTCTTCCTGGGCATGGGCTTCGGCATCGGTGTCATGGGCCTGATCGCCGCCGCCATCGCCCGCGGCGACGAGGTCGAGGTGCGCCGCGCCGCCCGCATGGCGCTGTGGCTCTCGATCGTCTTCGCGGTGCTGATGCTGCCCGCCCTGTGGCATTCCGGCCCCATCCTGCTGGCCCTGGGCCAGGCGCCCGAGGTGGCCCGGCTGGGCCAGGACTATCTGCGCATCGAGGGCATCGGGCTCATCGCCGTGCTGTGCCAGCTGACGCTGAACAGCTATCTCGCCGCGATGGAGCGCACGCAGGTGGTGCTGTGGATCACGCTGGCCGGCCTGCCGCTGGTCATCGCGCTGAACTGGGTGCTGATCTTCGGCAACCTCGGCGCGCCCGAGCTTGGCGTGCGCGGCGCCGCCATCGCTGCCGTGATCGTACAGTTCAGCCAGCTTCTCGCCATCGTCGCCTATGCGGCCTGGCTGCCCGCCGCCCGCAAATACCACCTGTTCCAGCGTTTCTGGCGCCCGGACTGGGTGGCCATGCGCCAGGTCTTCCTGCTGGGCATGCCCATCGGCCTGACCATGGTGGCCGAGGGCGGGCTCTTCGTCGGCTCGAACGTGATGATGGGCTGGATCGGCACGCGCGAGCTTGCGGCGCATGGCATCGCGCTGCAACTCGCCTCGCTGACCTTCATGCTGCATCTCGGCATGTCCAATGCCGCGACCGTGCGCGTGGGCCAGGCCAAGGGGCGCGGCGACGCGGCCTTCATGCGCGACGCGGCGGCGACGGTGACCGCGGTCTCGATCGTCTGGGCGCTGATGGCGGTGGCGGCTTTCGAGCTCTTCCCGCGCCAGCTGGTCGGGCTCTACCTCGACGCCACCCACCCCGAGACGCCGGCCATCGTCGCGCTGGCGGCGGGGCTGCTGTTCTATGCCGGGCTGTTCCAGCTGATGGACGCGATGCAGGTGATCGGGCTGGGTCTCTTGCGCGGCGTGCAGGACACCCGCGTGCCCATGGTCATCGCCGGCATCAGCTATTGGCTGGTCGGCATCCCGGTCGCCTGGGGCCTGGCCTTCCCGGCCGGTCTGGGGCCGGCGGGGCTGTGGCTGGGGCTGGTTGCCGGGCTCAGCTTCGCGGCGGTGCTGCTGATGCGGCGTTTCTGGCTGGGCCTGCGCCGCGGGGACTGGACCCGCGCGGCGCCCGCGGTCTAA
- a CDS encoding L,D-transpeptidase family protein, whose amino-acid sequence MKRLGGLFSALCLAALVWGLWTLWAPQPAPPPVPPPAQGWHWPRLPDWRLPEWRLPRLPPVLPRPPARPEAPIASPVERILVEKSARRMTVWQRQGGPRRFRIALGFAPEGDKSRQGDGRTPEGIFRIDRLNRQSAYHLSLGLDYPRAHHRAAARRGGYDPGGDIMIHGQPNQVPDGYKVKGDWTAGCIAVTNAEIEEIFAHAAIGTEVEIRP is encoded by the coding sequence ATGAAACGGCTGGGCGGGCTTTTCTCGGCGCTGTGCCTGGCGGCGCTGGTCTGGGGGCTGTGGACGCTTTGGGCGCCGCAGCCCGCGCCGCCGCCGGTGCCGCCGCCGGCGCAGGGCTGGCACTGGCCGCGTCTGCCGGACTGGCGGTTGCCGGAATGGCGCCTGCCCAGGCTGCCGCCGGTCTTGCCGCGCCCGCCCGCGCGGCCCGAGGCGCCCATCGCCTCGCCCGTCGAGCGCATCCTGGTCGAGAAATCCGCCCGCCGCATGACCGTCTGGCAGCGCCAGGGCGGGCCGCGCCGCTTCCGCATCGCGCTGGGTTTCGCGCCCGAGGGCGACAAGAGCCGCCAGGGCGACGGCCGCACCCCCGAGGGCATCTTCCGCATCGACCGGCTGAACCGGCAAAGCGCCTATCACCTGTCGCTGGGCCTCGACTATCCACGCGCGCACCACCGCGCGGCGGCGCGGCGCGGCGGCTACGACCCGGGCGGCGACATCATGATCCACGGCCAGCCGAACCAGGTGCCCGACGGCTACAAGGTCAAGGGCGACTGGACCGCCGGCTGCATCGCCGTCACCAATGCCGAGATCGAGGAGATCTTCGCCCATGCCGCCATCGGCACCGAGGTCGAGATCCGGCCCTGA
- a CDS encoding MalY/PatB family protein: protein MAQPDFDEIIDRTGTACSKWDDMQASYGVSPKGGIAMWVADMDFRPPASVQRAVERMAAHGVYGYPGANPAYLQAIRWWMANRHGWAIEPDWILTAHGLVNGTAICVDAFTEPGDRVIVMTPVYHAFARVIRASGREVAEFPLAIEDGQYRMDWDGWARQLTGRERMLILCSPHNPGGRVWSPEELRQVADFCTAHDLILVSDEIHHDLVMPGAPRHTVMAKAAPGIAPRLVTLTAATKSFNIAGAHIGNIIVADEALRKRLQGRMMALGISPGLFGIGMVAAAYSPEGAAWVDALVAYLDGNRRIFDAGMAAIPGLRSMPLQATYLAWVDFSGTGMERAEFTRRVEQGARIAANHGGSFGSGGEDFLRFNLATPRARVTEAVARLQEAFRDLQ, encoded by the coding sequence ATGGCCCAGCCCGATTTCGACGAGATCATCGACCGCACCGGCACCGCCTGTTCGAAATGGGACGACATGCAGGCGAGCTATGGCGTTTCGCCGAAGGGCGGCATCGCCATGTGGGTCGCGGACATGGACTTCCGCCCGCCGGCCTCGGTCCAGCGCGCGGTCGAGCGGATGGCGGCGCATGGCGTCTATGGCTATCCCGGCGCGAACCCGGCCTATCTGCAGGCGATCCGCTGGTGGATGGCGAACCGGCACGGCTGGGCGATCGAGCCGGACTGGATCCTGACCGCGCACGGGCTGGTCAACGGCACCGCGATCTGCGTCGATGCCTTCACCGAGCCCGGCGACCGGGTGATCGTGATGACGCCGGTCTATCACGCCTTTGCCCGGGTGATCCGCGCCTCGGGCCGCGAGGTGGCGGAATTCCCGCTGGCCATCGAGGACGGCCAATACCGCATGGACTGGGACGGCTGGGCCCGCCAGCTGACCGGGCGCGAGCGCATGCTGATCCTGTGTTCGCCGCACAATCCCGGCGGCCGGGTCTGGTCGCCCGAAGAGCTGCGCCAGGTCGCCGATTTCTGCACCGCGCATGACCTGATCCTGGTCTCGGACGAGATCCACCACGACCTGGTGATGCCCGGCGCGCCGCGCCACACGGTCATGGCCAAGGCGGCGCCCGGGATCGCGCCGCGGCTGGTGACGCTGACGGCGGCGACCAAGAGTTTCAACATCGCCGGCGCCCATATCGGCAATATCATCGTCGCCGACGAGGCGCTGCGCAAGCGGCTGCAAGGCCGGATGATGGCGCTGGGGATCTCGCCCGGGCTCTTCGGCATCGGCATGGTCGCCGCCGCCTATTCGCCCGAGGGGGCGGCCTGGGTCGATGCGCTGGTGGCTTACCTCGACGGCAACCGGCGCATCTTCGACGCGGGCATGGCGGCGATTCCGGGGCTGCGCTCGATGCCCCTGCAGGCGACCTATCTCGCCTGGGTCGATTTCTCGGGCACCGGCATGGAGCGGGCCGAGTTCACCCGTCGGGTCGAACAGGGCGCCCGCATCGCCGCCAACCACGGCGGCAGTTTCGGCAGCGGGGGCGAGGACTTCCTGCGCTTCAACCTCGCCACGCCGCGCGCCCGGGTGACCGAGGCGGTGGCGCGGCTGCAAGAGGCGTTCCGCGACCTGCAATGA
- the def gene encoding peptide deformylase, with protein sequence MTLRSIILHPDPRLKKPCEPVARITPEIETLAADMLATMYDAPGVGLAAPQVGVLSRLYVMDCNKDPEAAPQPVVMLNPEITWRSEALNTYEEGCLSIPDHYADVTRPAQVRVRWLGLDGKTQEREFDGLWATCAQHEIDHLDGKLFIDYLGPIKRQMITRKMVKLKRERARA encoded by the coding sequence ATGACATTGCGCAGCATCATCCTTCACCCCGATCCGCGCCTGAAAAAGCCGTGCGAGCCCGTGGCCCGCATCACGCCCGAGATCGAGACCCTGGCCGCCGACATGCTGGCCACCATGTATGACGCGCCGGGCGTGGGCCTGGCGGCGCCGCAGGTGGGCGTGCTGTCGCGGCTTTATGTCATGGATTGCAACAAGGATCCCGAGGCCGCGCCGCAACCCGTCGTGATGCTGAACCCCGAGATCACCTGGCGTTCCGAGGCGCTGAACACCTATGAAGAGGGCTGCCTGTCGATCCCCGACCATTACGCCGACGTGACGCGACCGGCCCAGGTGCGGGTGCGCTGGCTGGGCCTGGACGGCAAGACGCAGGAGCGCGAGTTCGACGGGCTCTGGGCCACCTGCGCCCAGCACGAGATCGACCATCTCGACGGCAAGCTGTTCATCGACTATCTCGGCCCGATCAAGCGCCAGATGATCACCCGCAAGATGGTCAAGCTGAAGCGCGAGCGCGCCCGTGCCTGA
- a CDS encoding peptide deformylase, whose product MPEPLDGEDRAAAPQGPDPAALAGLGRVRPILIHPDPLLRQVCLPVGRLGWDRILPLAADLLATMYDAGGRGLAAPQIGEPWRIFVMDHGWKAGTPLPRVVLDPDIAALGTETETLEEGCLSIPDHPVTVTRPAVISMRCFDLTGTLLTLCLSGIEARIAQHEADHLDGRLILDFAGQADR is encoded by the coding sequence GTGCCTGAACCGCTGGACGGCGAGGATCGGGCCGCCGCACCGCAGGGCCCGGACCCGGCGGCGCTGGCCGGGCTGGGCCGGGTGCGGCCGATCCTGATCCATCCTGACCCGCTGCTGCGGCAGGTCTGCCTGCCGGTCGGCCGGCTGGGCTGGGACCGCATCCTGCCCTTGGCGGCGGATCTTCTGGCGACGATGTATGACGCCGGCGGCCGCGGCCTGGCCGCGCCGCAGATCGGCGAGCCCTGGCGGATCTTCGTGATGGACCACGGCTGGAAGGCCGGCACGCCGCTGCCCCGCGTCGTGCTCGACCCCGACATCGCCGCGCTCGGCACCGAGACCGAGACGCTCGAGGAAGGCTGCCTGTCGATCCCCGACCATCCCGTCACCGTGACGCGGCCCGCAGTGATATCCATGCGCTGCTTCGATCTGACCGGGACCCTGCTGACGCTGTGCCTGTCGGGCATCGAGGCCCGCATCGCCCAGCACGAGGCCGACCACCTGGATGGCCGTCTGATCCTGGACTTCGCGGGCCAGGCCGATCGCTGA